One genomic segment of Fusobacterium mortiferum ATCC 9817 includes these proteins:
- a CDS encoding family 16 glycosylhydrolase — MNIRKSAMIISLLFSQLVLGANILQNPSFEKPLSKAIPNNIGTVNTEGSWIKYENSGGIGDIEIINGDLVAISKNTKAPTHGLQVIQAPLKLEAGGIYQLKFKANVEKETEITIKIGADGERGYYGYWQKDIKISPKQKEYTFDFEMLAEADEKARFEFWFTKTDETVKLSEVNLEKTGMIDVNRMINLTKFQVQHKYKVTGIGENILTTEDINTVKSLKSGKEFVKTMVLEEDSDYLVKIDGNIAAEEKYVVAIQNGKTFELDKNNRECLLKNTGESTKDGKITIKKVGNKQGLKDIKIEKYFGNLIWEEEFNYEGLPKESDWGYDVGGNGWGNAELQYYTEKNPDNVYVEDGKLTITAWNEAYDKNEYTSTRLVTRGKKDFLYGRIEVKAKLPKGKGTWPAIWMMPTDSLYGDWPKSGEIDIMEHVGFDQDTIHGTVHTEKYYWKNSNQKSAQIKGEEVSDTFHTYSLEWTPKVIKVYFDDTLYFTYQNENSGKDAWPFDQKFYLILNIAVGGAWGGQQGVDADVFPQTLEIDSIKVYDLGIKVEDK, encoded by the coding sequence ATGAATATAAGAAAATCTGCAATGATAATATCACTACTTTTTTCACAGTTAGTATTAGGAGCAAATATCTTACAAAATCCATCTTTTGAAAAACCATTATCTAAAGCTATTCCTAATAATATAGGAACAGTTAATACAGAAGGATCGTGGATAAAATATGAAAATTCTGGTGGAATTGGAGATATTGAAATAATAAATGGGGATTTGGTTGCGATTTCTAAAAATACTAAAGCACCAACACATGGATTACAGGTTATTCAAGCCCCTTTAAAATTAGAAGCTGGTGGTATATATCAATTAAAATTTAAAGCAAATGTAGAGAAAGAAACAGAGATTACAATAAAAATAGGAGCAGATGGAGAAAGAGGTTACTATGGTTATTGGCAAAAAGATATAAAAATATCTCCAAAACAAAAAGAATACACATTTGATTTTGAAATGTTGGCTGAAGCTGATGAAAAAGCAAGATTTGAATTTTGGTTTACAAAAACAGATGAAACTGTAAAATTAAGTGAAGTAAACTTAGAAAAAACTGGAATGATAGATGTAAATAGAATGATAAATTTAACAAAATTCCAAGTACAACACAAATATAAAGTAACAGGAATTGGAGAAAATATTTTAACAACTGAAGATATAAATACAGTGAAATCTTTAAAATCAGGAAAAGAATTTGTAAAAACTATGGTTCTTGAAGAGGATTCAGATTATTTAGTAAAGATTGATGGAAATATAGCAGCAGAAGAAAAGTATGTAGTAGCTATTCAAAATGGGAAAACTTTTGAATTAGATAAAAATAATAGAGAGTGTTTGCTAAAAAATACTGGTGAATCAACTAAAGATGGAAAAATAACTATAAAAAAAGTAGGAAATAAACAAGGGCTAAAAGATATTAAAATAGAAAAATATTTTGGAAATTTAATATGGGAAGAAGAATTTAATTATGAAGGATTACCTAAAGAGAGTGACTGGGGATATGATGTAGGTGGAAACGGTTGGGGAAATGCCGAATTACAATATTACACTGAAAAAAATCCAGACAATGTTTATGTAGAAGATGGAAAATTAACAATAACAGCTTGGAATGAAGCATATGATAAAAATGAATATACTTCAACAAGATTAGTGACTAGAGGTAAAAAAGATTTTCTATATGGAAGAATAGAAGTTAAAGCTAAATTACCTAAAGGAAAAGGAACTTGGCCAGCTATTTGGATGATGCCAACAGATTCTTTATATGGAGATTGGCCAAAAAGTGGAGAGATTGATATAATGGAGCATGTTGGATTTGATCAGGATACAATCCATGGTACAGTTCATACAGAAAAATATTATTGGAAAAATTCAAATCAAAAAAGTGCTCAAATTAAAGGAGAAGAAGTGTCTGATACTTTCCATACTTATTCATTAGAGTGGACACCAAAAGTTATAAAAGTTTATTTTGATGATACATTATATTTTACTTATCAAAATGAAAACTCTGGTAAAGATGCTTGGCCATTTGACCAAAAATTCTATCTAATATTAAATATAGCTGTTGGTGGAGCTTGGGGAGGACAACAAGGAGTAGATGCAGATGTATTCCCACAAACATTAGAGATAGATTCAATAAAAGTATATGATTTAGGAATAAAAGTGGAGGATAAATAA
- a CDS encoding carbohydrate porin → MKKFLLVSLLCALAIPTLAEDRELTLEQRIEKLEQIIAEQNKELKKQKLDIKKNEKKLSLATQEKTKNQDDELQFHGYLRTGADGDMKHGNQTGNSKNKELLGRWGNEYDTNFNINFSKKFTQSNGAWTKLVVQLENWSDNYDNNVGDYKIDLTELYIEMGNVPMFTGAFKDAKIVAGKKKWDAQQVEILDYYYQDVKGTGLGLEGIRLWNGSLNLTYISNDFKDGELSNIEGKKAEDVRAYKAKYTHGDISGEVMYAHATDNDKIKKYKNNLENWNRDAADDGFYAGLYYQPDNFFGLEGKGQHYLQYATGILAGEGIGKIETDANKRAANDAVTYQLGLGGTVRLGDRTHMLVSYRGLRAQNIEARKTVSYWHDVDNPTNMSPYVGSWRAKDLETDALVLRPIYYINQNLDLWMEAGIARKDTESYSGTTEDHLLYKISAGPQLKYYVGNAETSLRLFVTYIGDKTERRENGVTTKSTVEDVLTGFQVSAWW, encoded by the coding sequence ATGAAAAAATTTTTATTAGTGAGTTTATTATGTGCATTAGCTATACCAACTTTAGCAGAAGATAGAGAATTAACTTTAGAACAAAGAATAGAAAAATTAGAACAAATAATTGCTGAGCAAAATAAAGAGTTGAAAAAACAAAAGCTTGATATAAAAAAGAATGAAAAAAAATTAAGTTTAGCAACTCAAGAGAAAACTAAAAATCAAGATGATGAGTTACAATTTCATGGATACCTTAGAACTGGTGCTGATGGAGATATGAAACATGGAAATCAAACTGGAAATAGTAAAAATAAAGAGCTTCTTGGAAGATGGGGAAATGAGTATGATACAAACTTCAACATCAACTTTTCTAAAAAATTTACTCAAAGTAATGGTGCATGGACAAAATTAGTTGTTCAATTAGAGAACTGGAGTGATAACTATGATAATAATGTAGGAGATTATAAAATTGATCTTACAGAATTATATATAGAAATGGGAAATGTTCCAATGTTTACAGGAGCATTTAAAGATGCTAAAATAGTTGCCGGTAAGAAAAAATGGGATGCACAACAGGTTGAAATCTTAGATTATTACTATCAAGATGTGAAAGGAACTGGACTAGGATTAGAAGGAATAAGGCTTTGGAATGGATCTTTAAATTTAACATATATATCAAATGATTTTAAAGATGGAGAACTTTCAAATATTGAGGGAAAGAAAGCTGAAGATGTAAGAGCATATAAAGCAAAATATACACATGGAGATATCTCTGGAGAGGTAATGTATGCCCATGCAACTGATAATGATAAAATAAAAAAATATAAAAATAATTTAGAAAATTGGAATAGAGATGCTGCAGATGATGGTTTTTATGCAGGACTTTACTATCAACCGGATAATTTCTTTGGATTAGAAGGAAAGGGACAACACTACTTACAATATGCTACTGGAATATTAGCAGGTGAAGGAATAGGAAAGATCGAAACAGATGCTAATAAAAGAGCTGCTAATGATGCTGTAACTTATCAATTAGGATTGGGAGGAACAGTAAGACTTGGAGATAGAACTCATATGTTAGTAAGTTATAGAGGTTTACGTGCTCAAAATATAGAGGCAAGAAAAACTGTGTCATACTGGCATGATGTAGATAACCCAACAAATATGTCTCCATATGTTGGATCATGGAGAGCAAAAGACTTAGAAACTGATGCTTTAGTTTTAAGACCAATCTACTATATAAATCAGAACTTAGATTTATGGATGGAGGCTGGTATAGCTCGTAAGGATACTGAAAGCTATTCAGGAACTACTGAAGATCATCTATTATATAAAATTTCAGCTGGACCACAATTGAAATATTATGTTGGAAATGCCGAAACATCATTGAGATTATTTGTTACTTATATAGGAGATAAAACAGAAAGAAGAGAAAACGGAGTAACAACAAAATCAACAGTAGAAGATGTACTTACAGGTTTCCAAGTTTCAGCATGGTGGTAA